One part of the Candidatus Omnitrophota bacterium genome encodes these proteins:
- the recG gene encoding ATP-dependent DNA helicase RecG, with product MQPKTSPLEISARFIKGVGPKKFEVLNRLGIFNISDLIYYFPRRYEDRSNLKPISAVKTGDFETIKGRVLALGKRRTRKSMIIFQLAVGDHSGVIYATWFNQPYMEKRFKKGDEVIISGKVELYKRRELLVVDYEILTEDNQDTIHTARIVPVYPLIQDLNQRAVRIIMKNVLDKYVQYLKDTLPLDIRKKYKLFNLQNAVKNIHFPASFNYYDKSRERLVFEEFFLLQMALAARKYHTKQAAVGIKHSVKKELIGSFEQLLSFKLTEAQKKVIVEVENDMKSPRPMNRLVQGDVGSGKTAVAVYALLLTIQNGYQGAIMVPTEVLAEQHYINFSQLLVSLNINLGLLINGLNQKMRQKTLSELSSGKIDIIIGTHSLIQEKVEYKNLGLVIIDEQHKFGVSQRGLLKEKGLVPDCLIMTATPIPRTLALTLYGDLDISVIDEMPRGKKPIATYWVSSSRRGSVYQFIKEQLMKKKQAYVVYPMIEESEKLQVESAVKSKRYLEENVFKGFSVGLIHGRMKAGEKGRVLLDFRDKKIDLLVATTVIEVGIDISNASIMLVENAERFGLAQLHQLRGRVGRGSSASYCVLISDVKASEASQRLKAMISTADGFQIAESDLEIRGPGEFFGTRQHGLPELKIANLTKDLRLLELSQREAFDRIKDDPALSKPQNSALRDKLNSSFPGLKLEDDNRAAG from the coding sequence ATGCAACCAAAAACTTCTCCTCTTGAAATTTCGGCCAGGTTTATCAAAGGCGTTGGCCCGAAGAAGTTTGAAGTCCTTAACCGCCTGGGAATTTTTAACATATCGGATCTGATCTATTATTTTCCCCGCCGCTATGAAGACCGCAGCAATCTAAAGCCGATCTCTGCGGTCAAGACAGGAGATTTCGAGACGATTAAAGGCAGGGTTTTAGCTTTAGGAAAAAGAAGAACCAGAAAAAGTATGATTATTTTTCAGTTAGCCGTCGGGGATCATTCCGGAGTTATTTATGCTACCTGGTTTAATCAGCCTTACATGGAAAAACGGTTTAAGAAAGGCGATGAAGTAATAATCAGCGGGAAGGTCGAACTTTATAAACGCCGGGAACTGCTCGTTGTGGATTACGAAATACTGACTGAAGACAACCAGGATACTATTCATACCGCCAGGATCGTCCCTGTTTATCCGCTGATCCAGGACCTTAATCAAAGAGCTGTCCGAATAATTATGAAAAATGTCCTGGATAAATACGTTCAATATTTAAAAGATACTCTGCCTTTGGACATAAGAAAGAAATACAAACTCTTTAACCTCCAGAATGCCGTCAAGAATATCCACTTTCCGGCAAGTTTTAATTATTACGATAAATCGCGGGAGAGATTAGTGTTCGAAGAGTTTTTTCTGTTGCAGATGGCTTTGGCTGCCCGCAAATATCATACAAAACAGGCTGCTGTCGGCATAAAGCACAGCGTAAAAAAAGAGCTTATTGGTTCGTTTGAGCAGCTGCTTTCGTTTAAACTGACTGAGGCACAGAAAAAAGTTATCGTCGAAGTCGAAAATGATATGAAAAGCCCCCGGCCGATGAACAGATTGGTTCAGGGCGACGTGGGCAGCGGAAAGACAGCGGTGGCTGTTTACGCTCTGCTCCTCACTATTCAAAATGGTTATCAGGGCGCGATAATGGTTCCTACCGAAGTTCTGGCAGAGCAGCATTACATCAATTTTAGCCAGCTGCTTGTTTCCTTAAACATCAATCTCGGGCTTTTGATCAACGGCCTGAACCAAAAAATGCGGCAAAAGACATTAAGCGAATTGTCCAGCGGAAAGATAGATATTATTATCGGGACTCATTCCCTTATTCAGGAAAAAGTAGAATATAAAAACCTGGGCCTGGTTATTATCGATGAACAGCATAAATTCGGGGTAAGCCAGCGGGGGCTTTTAAAAGAAAAAGGCCTGGTCCCCGACTGCCTGATTATGACAGCTACGCCTATTCCCAGGACCCTGGCCTTGACTTTGTACGGCGACCTGGACATATCGGTTATCGACGAAATGCCCCGGGGAAAAAAGCCAATAGCCACCTATTGGGTCAGCAGCAGCAGGAGGGGCAGTGTCTATCAATTTATTAAAGAGCAACTTATGAAAAAAAAACAGGCTTATGTGGTTTATCCGATGATCGAGGAATCAGAAAAACTTCAGGTGGAGTCTGCTGTTAAAAGCAAGCGGTATTTAGAAGAGAATGTTTTTAAAGGTTTCAGCGTAGGTTTGATCCACGGCAGGATGAAAGCCGGGGAAAAGGGAAGAGTCCTCCTGGATTTTAGGGATAAAAAGATAGACCTGTTGGTGGCAACCACGGTTATCGAAGTAGGCATTGATATTTCCAATGCTTCGATTATGCTGGTCGAGAACGCAGAACGTTTTGGCCTGGCTCAGCTTCATCAATTAAGGGGAAGGGTGGGAAGGGGCAGTTCTGCTTCTTATTGCGTGCTGATTTCCGATGTTAAGGCTTCAGAGGCTTCCCAAAGATTAAAAGCCATGATCTCTACCGCAGATGGTTTTCAGATTGCCGAGTCGGATCTAGAAATTCGCGGTCCGGGAGAATTCTTCGGAACCAGGCAGCACGGCCTGCCTGAATTAAAAATTGCCAATCTGACAAAAGACCTGCGCTTGCTTGAGCTTTCCCAGAGAGAAGCATTTGACCGGATAAAGGACGACCCCGCACTTTCTAAACCGCAAAACAGTGCGTTGAGGGATAAATTAAATTCGTCATTCCCCGGTTTGAAATTGGAAGATGACAACAGGGCCGCAGGATGA
- the secD gene encoding protein translocase subunit SecD, which translates to MIRNLKWKTALIAVVIAVAIWLVYPPAEKINLGLDLQGGMHLVLEVDTSSLPAKARAGAIDRALEIIRNRVDQFGVSEPSIQKQGVDQIIIQLPGITDRKRAIGLIGKTALLEFRLVSNDQQKIKDSQAGNVPEGYELKYLDKKPILLQKQASLSGDSLVDAFVKFDQSGFNQPTVGFQLDRKSGRKFSRVTRENVGRKLAILLDGVVQSAPMIREEIPSGEGVITGGFTQDEASDLAIKLRAGALPAPIKIVEERTIGPTLGRDSIEQGIKAVIYGGIAILVFMAVYYFLAGLVANFALFLNLAILLGALSYFRASLTLPGIAGIVLTIGISVDASVLIFERIREELKLGKTIRLAITSGYKRAFLTILDANLTTLITALILFKFGTGPIRGFAVTLSIGILASMFTSLFVSRVIFDILTLNKKFTNLKMFRLIGPTKIDFIAKRRIAYLFSIAAILAGLIGFAFRGEKNFGIDFSGGVLQQFRFKKPVAADNIRSTLKEIGLSGSQIQHFGNDKEVIIRTAGVSQEQISPKFKEVFKDNPFEMLRIEKVGASIGSQLRTKAITALFLALLGICIYITVRFKFKFAIAAIIAVFHDVLFTVGIFSLTGREISLPIIAALLTIVGYSLNDTIVVFDRIREDLKLMRKANYRTIINTSINQTLSRTLLTSLTSLLVIVALYLFGGEVINNFAFALMVGILIGTYSSIFIASPLVFLWSKK; encoded by the coding sequence ATGATCAGGAACCTAAAATGGAAGACCGCCTTAATAGCCGTGGTTATTGCAGTAGCTATTTGGCTGGTTTATCCGCCGGCGGAAAAGATAAACCTGGGTTTAGACCTTCAGGGAGGAATGCATTTGGTCCTGGAGGTAGATACTTCCAGTCTGCCCGCAAAAGCCAGAGCAGGCGCTATAGATAGGGCCCTGGAGATAATCAGGAACAGGGTAGACCAGTTCGGCGTAAGTGAACCTTCGATCCAGAAGCAGGGAGTTGACCAGATCATTATTCAATTGCCCGGGATAACAGACCGAAAACGGGCTATCGGCCTGATCGGCAAAACCGCGCTCTTGGAATTCAGGCTGGTTTCAAACGATCAGCAGAAAATAAAAGACAGCCAGGCCGGCAACGTTCCTGAAGGCTATGAGTTAAAATATTTAGATAAAAAACCGATCCTTTTGCAAAAACAGGCCTCGCTTAGCGGAGATTCGTTAGTAGATGCTTTTGTCAAATTTGATCAGTCGGGTTTTAATCAGCCGACAGTCGGATTTCAATTGGACCGAAAAAGCGGCCGGAAGTTTAGCCGTGTTACCCGGGAGAACGTAGGCCGTAAATTAGCCATTCTTTTGGACGGGGTGGTTCAATCGGCGCCGATGATAAGAGAAGAAATACCCAGTGGAGAGGGAGTTATTACCGGAGGATTTACTCAGGACGAAGCTTCCGACCTTGCGATAAAGCTTCGGGCCGGAGCTTTACCCGCTCCAATAAAAATTGTTGAAGAAAGGACAATCGGTCCTACCTTAGGCAGGGATTCTATCGAACAAGGCATAAAAGCTGTTATTTACGGAGGAATAGCCATACTTGTTTTTATGGCTGTTTATTATTTTTTGGCGGGATTGGTGGCAAACTTTGCGCTTTTTCTCAATCTGGCTATCCTTCTTGGCGCCTTATCCTATTTTCGCGCTTCATTGACACTGCCCGGTATTGCCGGCATTGTTTTGACTATCGGTATCTCTGTTGATGCCAGTGTGTTGATTTTTGAGCGGATCAGGGAAGAGCTGAAATTGGGCAAGACCATTCGTCTTGCTATTACCAGCGGATACAAAAGGGCTTTTCTCACCATATTGGACGCAAATTTAACTACCCTGATCACAGCCCTTATCCTTTTCAAGTTTGGCACCGGGCCGATCCGCGGGTTTGCTGTCACGTTGTCGATTGGTATTTTAGCCAGTATGTTTACCTCTTTATTTGTCAGCCGGGTAATTTTTGATATCCTGACTTTAAATAAGAAGTTTACCAATCTTAAAATGTTTCGTTTGATCGGGCCGACCAAGATCGATTTTATCGCTAAAAGGCGTATAGCTTACCTGTTTTCAATAGCAGCTATTTTAGCCGGGCTTATCGGGTTTGCTTTTCGGGGAGAAAAGAATTTTGGTATTGACTTTAGCGGAGGGGTGCTGCAGCAATTCAGGTTTAAAAAACCGGTAGCGGCGGATAATATTCGCAGTACCTTAAAAGAAATAGGGTTATCCGGCTCGCAAATCCAGCATTTCGGAAATGATAAAGAGGTTATTATCAGGACAGCCGGGGTTAGCCAGGAACAGATCAGCCCGAAATTTAAAGAGGTTTTTAAAGATAATCCGTTCGAGATGTTAAGGATAGAAAAAGTCGGGGCATCTATCGGGAGCCAATTAAGAACCAAGGCGATAACCGCGCTTTTTCTGGCGCTTCTGGGTATTTGCATCTACATTACCGTCCGGTTTAAATTTAAATTTGCTATTGCCGCTATCATTGCTGTTTTTCACGATGTCCTGTTTACGGTCGGCATTTTCAGCTTAACCGGCAGAGAAATTTCATTGCCGATAATTGCCGCCCTGCTTACTATAGTAGGTTATTCATTGAATGATACCATTGTGGTTTTTGACCGGATCAGGGAAGATTTGAAGTTGATGCGCAAGGCGAACTATAGAACGATCATTAATACCAGCATAAACCAGACCCTTTCCCGGACATTGCTTACGTCTTTAACCAGTCTTTTGGTGATTGTGGCCCTGTATCTTTTTGGAGGAGAAGTTATAAATAACTTTGCCTTTGCGCTGATGGTCGGGATTCTAATCGGAACATATTCCTCTATCTTTATCGCCAGCCCGCTGGTATTTCTGTGGTCAAAGAAATGA
- the yajC gene encoding preprotein translocase subunit YajC, producing MEQATPNPIVSLMPIILIFIVFYFLLIRPQQKRQKEHSQMLSELKKGDRIVTNGGIYGMITNVKEKTLMLKIDENVKIELQKSAVGYIQK from the coding sequence ATGGAACAAGCCACGCCTAATCCAATCGTATCTTTGATGCCGATTATCCTGATTTTTATCGTTTTTTACTTCCTTCTTATTCGGCCGCAGCAGAAGAGGCAGAAAGAACACAGCCAGATGCTTTCAGAATTAAAAAAGGGTGATCGCATCGTGACCAACGGAGGAATTTACGGGATGATTACTAACGTTAAAGAAAAAACATTGATGCTGAAAATTGATGAAAATGTGAAGATAGAGCTTCAAAAGAGCGCTGTCGGTTACATCCAGAAATAA
- the recJ gene encoding single-stranded-DNA-specific exonuclease RecJ, which yields MMQKIWEVKEQNIELQEQLSRALKAPRIISQLLINRGVGSCKEAQGFLEGGFADLHDPFLLKDIKQAVRRIKKAVSGQEQVMICGDYDVDGVTSVAIMVKVLTKLGLRPKHYIPDRLKEGYGLNKPVIRKAGREGVSLLIALDCGTANFKEVEYAAGLGIDTIIVDHHQPGDGLIPKALAVINPKRGDSTYPYKDLAAVGLVFKLIQVLTGQQEALSYLDLVTLGTIADVVPMTGENRLIVRNGLDRLTNTRSPGIRALIGISGLSNKEITSRHVSYILAPRLNAAGRIDSAALSLGLLLTSENQEAVSLAKILDQKNKERQKIQQKTFTEIIGKIEEGKEINFKVHKTIILWNENWHLGIVGIVASKIAERYYRPTIIISLKEGVGKGSGRSIRDFHLFNAVKKCGRFLERFGGHKKAIGLTVMADNLSDFRQMANLVASEELSWQDLTPKVEIDSEISLNDLSLELLEEIKKLQPFGPQNRYPVFSSPNVILKTAPEVVGRRHLKMWITDNGAVYPAIWYDKAVLSSLDWEKKPFAVAYSPSVRVWQGRKELHLEIKDIKLKD from the coding sequence ATGATGCAAAAGATCTGGGAAGTAAAAGAGCAAAATATAGAGCTGCAAGAGCAGTTGTCCCGGGCGCTGAAAGCGCCCCGGATCATCAGCCAGCTTTTGATAAATAGAGGGGTGGGTTCCTGCAAAGAGGCCCAGGGGTTTCTGGAGGGCGGCTTTGCTGATTTACATGACCCGTTTTTGCTGAAAGACATAAAGCAGGCGGTCAGGCGGATAAAAAAGGCTGTTTCCGGGCAGGAACAGGTTATGATCTGCGGAGATTATGATGTAGACGGGGTTACCAGCGTGGCGATTATGGTAAAAGTCCTTACTAAGCTGGGCCTGCGTCCAAAGCATTATATTCCTGACCGGCTCAAGGAAGGTTATGGGTTGAATAAGCCTGTGATCCGGAAGGCCGGCCGGGAGGGCGTTTCATTGCTGATTGCCTTAGACTGCGGGACCGCTAATTTTAAAGAAGTAGAGTATGCCGCTGGTTTAGGGATCGACACCATAATCGTAGACCATCACCAGCCCGGCGATGGACTGATCCCCAAAGCATTAGCAGTGATCAATCCCAAAAGAGGCGATTCCACCTACCCCTATAAAGACCTTGCCGCTGTGGGGTTAGTATTTAAATTAATCCAGGTATTGACCGGTCAACAAGAGGCCCTGAGTTATTTAGATCTGGTTACCCTGGGCACCATAGCTGATGTTGTTCCGATGACCGGCGAAAACAGGCTGATTGTCAGGAATGGGCTGGATCGTCTTACCAATACCAGATCACCGGGCATAAGGGCCTTGATCGGGATATCCGGCTTAAGCAATAAAGAAATAACCAGCCGGCATGTCAGCTATATCCTTGCTCCCCGTCTTAATGCCGCCGGCCGGATTGATTCAGCAGCTCTTTCCTTAGGCCTCCTTTTAACTTCTGAAAATCAAGAAGCCGTCTCGCTAGCCAAAATCCTTGACCAAAAGAACAAGGAGCGGCAAAAAATACAACAGAAGACATTTACCGAAATCATAGGAAAAATAGAAGAGGGCAAGGAGATAAATTTTAAAGTTCATAAAACCATAATATTGTGGAATGAAAATTGGCATTTGGGAATAGTGGGTATTGTTGCTTCCAAAATCGCCGAAAGATATTATCGTCCAACAATAATTATTTCCCTTAAAGAAGGCGTGGGCAAAGGCTCAGGCAGGTCAATAAGAGATTTTCACCTATTTAACGCGGTTAAAAAATGCGGGCGGTTTTTGGAGCGTTTCGGCGGGCATAAAAAAGCGATCGGCCTGACCGTAATGGCCGATAACCTAAGTGATTTTCGACAGATGGCCAACCTGGTAGCTTCTGAAGAGCTCAGTTGGCAGGACCTGACGCCTAAGGTAGAAATTGACAGCGAAATATCGTTAAACGACCTATCACTGGAGCTCTTGGAAGAAATAAAAAAACTTCAGCCGTTTGGCCCGCAAAACCGCTATCCGGTATTCTCATCACCGAATGTTATCTTAAAAACCGCTCCCGAAGTTGTGGGCCGGAGGCATTTGAAAATGTGGATTACTGATAATGGCGCTGTCTATCCGGCTATCTGGTATGACAAGGCCGTGCTTTCTTCTCTGGATTGGGAAAAAAAACCTTTTGCCGTAGCCTATTCTCCCAGTGTTCGCGTTTGGCAGGGAAGAAAAGAACTTCACCTGGAGATCAAAGATATAAAATTGAAAGACTGA
- the rpmB gene encoding 50S ribosomal protein L28: MAKVCAICGKTPQVGNSIARRGLAKKKGGAGRRITGITKRRFFPNLQKVNVIFHGTPKSLMVCTHCIKAGKIKKAK, translated from the coding sequence ATGGCAAAAGTTTGCGCAATCTGCGGCAAAACCCCCCAAGTCGGCAATTCCATTGCCCGCCGGGGGTTAGCCAAGAAAAAAGGAGGGGCAGGAAGAAGAATTACCGGGATAACAAAGCGAAGATTTTTCCCTAACCTTCAAAAAGTAAATGTCATCTTTCACGGCACCCCCAAAAGCCTTATGGTCTGTACTCACTGCATCAAAGCCGGTAAAATAAAGAAAGCAAAATAA
- the queA gene encoding tRNA preQ1(34) S-adenosylmethionine ribosyltransferase-isomerase QueA, translated as MKLSDFDYKFSRNLIAQYPLKKRDDSRLLVIDRKKSRIKHCYFKNIQDFLNKDDLIVFNDTKVISARLIGRKEDTGGKVEFLLTERIGSRLWRALVKPGQRVKTGTRVIFNNRLSSEVMGFEQGMRLVKFNSGNGNFESELDNAAKIPLPPYIKRDVEPADKERYQTIYASKQGAVAAPTAGLHFTKRSFLGLKKKGVETAFLTLHVNYATFRPVTENEVSRHKMHKEYYELLPKAAGQINRARDKKDRIIAVGTTSCRVLETAALNLEALKVTPQKGWTDLFIHPPYNFKIVNGMLTNFHFPRTTLFMLVSAFCGHKLIVKAYQEAIERKYRFFSYGDAMLMI; from the coding sequence ATGAAACTGTCGGATTTTGATTATAAGTTTTCGAGAAATTTAATTGCCCAGTATCCGTTGAAAAAAAGAGATGATTCCAGGCTGCTGGTCATTGACCGCAAAAAAAGCAGGATAAAACATTGTTATTTTAAAAACATTCAGGATTTTTTAAACAAAGACGATTTGATTGTTTTTAATGATACAAAGGTGATTTCTGCCAGGTTGATCGGCAGAAAGGAAGATACCGGAGGAAAGGTAGAGTTTTTATTAACGGAAAGGATAGGTTCTCGCCTCTGGCGCGCTTTGGTAAAACCCGGTCAACGGGTAAAAACCGGAACCAGGGTAATTTTTAATAACAGGCTGAGCTCGGAGGTTATGGGATTTGAACAAGGGATGCGTTTGGTGAAATTTAATTCGGGTAACGGAAATTTTGAATCCGAATTGGATAATGCCGCAAAAATCCCCCTTCCTCCTTATATAAAAAGGGATGTTGAGCCTGCGGACAAGGAAAGATACCAGACGATATACGCCTCTAAACAGGGGGCGGTCGCTGCTCCTACCGCGGGGCTGCATTTCACGAAAAGAAGTTTTTTAGGGCTAAAAAAGAAAGGGGTAGAAACGGCTTTTTTGACTCTCCATGTAAATTATGCTACATTTAGACCGGTAACAGAAAATGAGGTATCGAGGCATAAGATGCATAAGGAATATTACGAGCTTTTGCCAAAGGCAGCCGGCCAGATAAACAGGGCCCGGGACAAAAAAGACCGCATTATCGCTGTCGGGACTACGTCCTGCCGTGTTTTGGAAACCGCGGCTCTTAACCTTGAAGCCCTGAAAGTTACCCCTCAAAAAGGTTGGACAGACCTGTTTATTCATCCGCCTTATAACTTTAAGATTGTCAACGGGATGCTGACCAATTTTCATTTTCCCAGGACAACGCTGTTTATGCTGGTCAGCGCTTTTTGCGGGCATAAGCTGATTGTTAAAGCCTATCAGGAGGCGATAGAACGAAAATACCGCTTTTTCAGCTATGGGGATGCGATGTTGATGATTTAA
- the rsmD gene encoding 16S rRNA (guanine(966)-N(2))-methyltransferase RsmD: MRIIAGTAKNRKLNLPKGVKIRSTLNKVKEALFSILGEYVQGREVLDLFAGSGALGIEALSRGAKSATFVDNNPHLIRAIGENLKNLDFTGRSVVLDLDAPRAVEYLEAENKKFDLILTDPPYGMANIVLKSLTESDILKNCFVIVVEHYKKDILAARETGLKRVKLARYGDTMLSFYKDKSECKK, from the coding sequence ATGAGAATAATTGCCGGAACAGCTAAGAATAGAAAATTAAATCTGCCCAAAGGCGTTAAGATCAGGTCTACTTTGAACAAGGTAAAGGAAGCGCTCTTTTCTATCCTTGGCGAATATGTACAGGGCAGAGAAGTCCTGGATCTTTTTGCCGGCAGTGGAGCTTTGGGGATCGAGGCCTTAAGCCGGGGCGCTAAAAGCGCGACATTTGTAGATAATAATCCTCACTTGATCAGGGCGATCGGAGAGAACTTAAAAAATCTTGATTTTACAGGCAGATCCGTTGTGTTAGATCTTGATGCCCCCAGGGCGGTCGAGTATCTGGAAGCTGAAAATAAAAAGTTTGACCTTATCTTAACAGACCCTCCTTATGGTATGGCAAATATTGTCTTGAAAAGCTTGACCGAATCTGATATACTTAAAAATTGTTTTGTTATTGTCGTTGAACATTATAAAAAAGACATCTTAGCCGCCCGGGAAACTGGTTTAAAACGGGTTAAACTGGCGCGCTACGGCGATACAATGCTCTCATTCTATAAAGATAAAAGCGAGTGTAAAAAATGA
- the tgt gene encoding tRNA guanosine(34) transglycosylase Tgt, giving the protein MGFKLITKDKNTDARVGRFETAHGTFNTPAFMPVGTQATVKGLMPCTLKDEIGSEIILSNAYHLFIRPGIDVIKNGGGLHKFMSWGRPILTDSGGYQIFSLATFQKLTEEGISFLSHFDGRKLFLSPEDVIKIEIALGSDIMMVLDECVSYPCDYQRAEKAVELTLRWAKRSKEEFESCRKNPHFLFGIIQGSVYPELRKQSVEETVKIGFDGYAIGGLSVGEGKPERNEMLFLLKGILPRDMIRYFMGAGDPLDILTAVSFGIDLFDCTMPTRLARNGTAFTSLGKLVIRNSGFKNDTRPVDKNCDCYTCSNFSRAYLRHLFNTEEMLGPALLTLHNVYFYIRLMQNIRDAVKQGRFKEFRKEFENKYQGGEK; this is encoded by the coding sequence ATGGGATTTAAATTAATTACTAAAGACAAAAACACGGACGCAAGGGTGGGGCGGTTTGAAACTGCCCATGGCACTTTTAATACCCCTGCTTTTATGCCGGTTGGGACGCAGGCTACAGTAAAAGGCCTAATGCCCTGCACGTTAAAGGATGAAATAGGCTCTGAGATAATTTTATCCAATGCTTATCATTTGTTTATAAGACCGGGTATAGATGTAATAAAAAATGGAGGAGGGCTCCATAAATTTATGTCTTGGGGCAGGCCGATACTTACCGACAGTGGAGGGTATCAGATCTTTAGCCTGGCTACTTTTCAAAAATTGACCGAAGAAGGTATTTCATTTCTCTCTCATTTTGACGGACGAAAGCTGTTTTTATCTCCGGAAGATGTTATCAAAATAGAGATTGCCCTGGGCAGTGATATAATGATGGTCCTGGATGAATGCGTTTCCTACCCCTGCGATTATCAGAGGGCTGAAAAAGCGGTTGAATTGACCTTGCGGTGGGCTAAAAGGTCTAAGGAGGAATTTGAATCCTGTCGGAAAAACCCGCATTTTTTATTCGGCATAATCCAGGGAAGTGTCTATCCGGAGTTGAGAAAACAATCCGTGGAGGAAACAGTAAAGATAGGTTTTGACGGATATGCAATCGGAGGGTTGAGCGTAGGAGAAGGAAAACCGGAGCGCAATGAGATGCTTTTTTTGCTTAAGGGAATTTTACCCCGGGACATGATCAGGTATTTTATGGGGGCGGGAGATCCTCTGGACATCCTGACCGCGGTATCTTTTGGAATCGACTTGTTTGATTGCACAATGCCCACGAGATTGGCCAGAAACGGGACCGCCTTTACATCTCTGGGAAAATTGGTAATCAGGAACAGCGGATTTAAAAACGACACCAGGCCGGTGGACAAAAACTGCGATTGTTACACCTGCTCAAATTTTAGCCGCGCATATTTAAGGCATCTTTTTAACACTGAAGAGATGCTCGGTCCGGCTTTACTGACCCTGCATAATGTCTATTTTTATATCAGGCTGATGCAGAACATCAGGGATGCTGTAAAGCAGGGAAGATTTAAGGAGTTTAGAAAAGAGTTTGAAAATAAATACCAGGGAGGTGAGAAATAA
- the coaD gene encoding pantetheine-phosphate adenylyltransferase, whose amino-acid sequence MKKAIYAGTFDPVTFGHIDLIKRALEMFDHLVVAVASSSRKGTLFSKKERIRMLKKATRNLKKVTVDGFDGLMIDYAREKKINIILRGLRAFSDFEYEFQMVLTNRKLLPKIETVFMMPREDYSYFSSKLIKEIAELNGNVTAFVPDFVARELKKRIYNGKTINSKK is encoded by the coding sequence ATGAAAAAGGCAATTTACGCGGGCACATTCGATCCAGTAACCTTCGGGCACATTGATTTGATAAAAAGGGCGCTGGAGATGTTTGACCATCTGGTGGTAGCTGTAGCATCAAGTTCCCGGAAGGGCACTTTGTTCTCCAAAAAAGAAAGAATCAGAATGTTAAAAAAAGCTACCCGTAACCTTAAAAAAGTTACTGTTGATGGTTTTGACGGATTAATGATTGATTATGCCAGAGAGAAAAAAATAAATATAATTTTAAGGGGCTTAAGAGCCTTTTCGGATTTTGAATATGAATTTCAGATGGTTCTGACCAACCGGAAGTTACTGCCAAAGATAGAAACCGTATTCATGATGCCCAGGGAAGATTATTCGTATTTTTCATCGAAATTGATCAAAGAAATAGCAGAGTTGAATGGTAATGTTACCGCCTTTGTTCCTGATTTTGTCGCCCGGGAACTGAAAAAACGCATTTACAACGGAAAAACAATCAATAGCAAAAAATGA